In Chlamydiota bacterium, the genomic window AAGATCAAAATGACAACGTAAAATTTAAAATGTTTCTGTGTCTAGGCGTGTATAAAATTTTGGATTTTGATTTGTCATTTTAATTTTTACATTTTGATTTTTGAATTTTTAAGCTATATACCTTCCCCCATCCACATGATAGGTGGCTCCGGTAATGAAATCTCCTTCTATCAGGAATAAAACGGTTTTGGCAATATCTTCCGGAGACCCTATTCTCTTAAGAGGGGTTCCGTCAATAATAGCCTGCTTTTCCTTCTGAGAAAAATTTTTAGGAAGCAGAATAGGTCCCGGGGCAATACAATTGACTTGAATGTTGGGTGCCAATGTTTTTGCTAAAGCTTGAGTGAGGCAAATAACGCCCGCTTTAGAAACACAATAGGGAATATAATTTTTATAGGGCCTTAAACCTGCCCAATCCGCAATGTTGATGATTTTGCCCACACCTTTTTTGAGCATGTGAAGCCCCGTTTGATGAGAACACAAAAAAGTTCCTTTTGTAAAAAATAGCGGCATTGTTAACAAGAATTTCAATGGAACCAAAGGCTTGAATCACTTTTTGAATGAGTTTCTTTACGTCAGCGGCTTTAGAAATATCTGCTCGAATGGCGATGGCCTTAACACCTTCATGTTCTAACTCTTTAATGGTTTCTCGAGCTTCTTTTGAAGAAGTACGGTAGCTGATCGCAATGTTAGCTCCTTGTCGAGCCAGAGCCAAGGCGATGGCTCTTCCGACTCGAATGGCTCCTCCTGTCACCACCGCAGTTTTTCCAAGAATTTCCATAGTGAGAATAGGGTATTAAAAACAGTTGAAGAGATAAAGCTAAAAAAGTATATTGAGACTTCGTCTTATATAAGGA contains:
- a CDS encoding SDR family NAD(P)-dependent oxidoreductase: MEILGKTAVVTGGAIRVGRAIALALARQGANIAISYRTSSKEARETIKELEHEGVKAIAIRADISKAADVKKLIQKVIQAFGSIEILVNNAAIFYKRNFFVFSSNGASHAQKRCGQNHQHCGLGRFKAL
- a CDS encoding SDR family oxidoreductase; this encodes MLKKGVGKIINIADWAGLRPYKNYIPYCVSKAGVICLTQALAKTLAPNIQVNCIAPGPILLPKNFSQKEKQAIIDGTPLKRIGSPEDIAKTVLFLIEGDFITGATYHVDGGRYIA